A genomic window from Luteolibacter sp. LG18 includes:
- a CDS encoding SUMF1/EgtB/PvdO family nonheme iron enzyme: protein MKATPPSIPSLFARVLACSAVCLLTQCATTPVSTGGGTSGANLQSVTKESPYTNSLGMKFVPVPGTNILMCTTETTVAQYQQSGLPFQGSEYPQGGNHPVVNMTAGDAVKFCEWLSRKDGHTYRLPTETEWLAAAGKSPGSWPPASNVGNLAGQELKGSSESERTQLKTEFSKNVPNSHSFYDQQQLATIRDAMTSKSFAAIGGYTDHHKFTAPVGSYAPNAAGLHDMVGNVSEVCDGWVDKMTGLRVTRGSNWKSANAYAIRNHERGSLGSSDWPVKSLAHSTTTGFRCVLVH from the coding sequence ATGAAAGCCACTCCTCCCTCCATCCCATCGCTTTTCGCCCGTGTCCTCGCGTGTTCCGCCGTTTGCCTTCTCACCCAGTGCGCGACCACCCCGGTTTCCACGGGCGGCGGCACCAGCGGTGCCAACCTCCAATCCGTAACGAAGGAAAGCCCCTACACCAACTCGCTCGGCATGAAGTTCGTCCCTGTTCCAGGCACGAACATCCTGATGTGTACGACCGAAACCACCGTGGCCCAGTATCAGCAATCCGGGCTCCCCTTCCAAGGCTCCGAATATCCCCAGGGCGGCAACCACCCCGTCGTGAACATGACCGCGGGCGACGCCGTGAAGTTCTGCGAATGGCTGAGCCGGAAGGACGGGCATACCTACCGCCTGCCTACCGAAACGGAATGGCTGGCCGCCGCGGGCAAGTCCCCCGGTTCCTGGCCGCCAGCGAGCAATGTTGGCAACCTGGCTGGGCAAGAACTCAAAGGCAGCTCCGAATCCGAACGGACTCAACTCAAGACCGAATTCAGCAAGAACGTTCCGAACAGCCACTCCTTCTACGATCAGCAGCAACTCGCCACGATCCGGGACGCGATGACTTCGAAAAGCTTCGCGGCCATCGGCGGGTATACCGACCACCATAAGTTCACAGCCCCCGTAGGCAGCTATGCCCCCAACGCCGCGGGCCTCCATGACATGGTCGGCAATGTCTCGGAAGTCTGCGATGGCTGGGTGGACAAGATGACCGGCCTGCGGGTGACCCGCGGCAGCAACTGGAAGAGCGCGAATGCCTACGCGATCCGCAACCACGAACGCGGCTCGCTGGGCAGCTCCGATTGGCCGGTCAAAAGCCTCGCCCACAGCACCACCACTGGCTTCCGCTGTGTGCTGGTCCACTAA
- a CDS encoding SUMF1/EgtB/PvdO family nonheme iron enzyme: MKSAPVLSFMARAAACSAVCLLTHCAPTPVSSGGGGTTAAATASSPFVNSLGMKFVPVPGTNILMCTTETTEQQWVAGGGAPPLDSWGNSGNHPQWDTGWNEAKKWCEQLSLKEGRRYRLPTNAEWSAAAVGASTPYPWGSAWPPPSNFANYSGEERKTDDMKSYLRGNGVQKLPIIKGFQDGNPTRAAVGSYPANALGIHDLFGNVAEWVGDGPMTRGGSNNSAGDDKRELETYYPTSGQSQAGLRLVVER, from the coding sequence ATGAAATCTGCCCCCGTCCTTTCCTTCATGGCACGCGCCGCCGCGTGTTCCGCCGTATGCCTCCTCACCCACTGCGCTCCCACCCCGGTTTCGTCTGGCGGTGGCGGGACCACGGCGGCGGCCACCGCCTCGTCCCCCTTCGTGAACTCGCTGGGCATGAAGTTCGTGCCCGTTCCTGGCACCAATATCCTGATGTGCACCACGGAGACGACCGAGCAACAATGGGTAGCCGGAGGTGGAGCGCCCCCTCTGGATTCCTGGGGCAACAGTGGGAATCACCCCCAATGGGACACCGGATGGAATGAAGCCAAAAAATGGTGCGAACAATTGTCCCTCAAAGAAGGCCGACGCTACCGCCTGCCAACCAATGCCGAATGGAGCGCCGCCGCGGTGGGAGCCTCCACGCCCTACCCATGGGGTTCCGCTTGGCCGCCGCCCTCGAACTTCGCCAACTACTCCGGGGAGGAACGTAAAACCGATGACATGAAAAGTTATCTGAGAGGCAATGGCGTTCAAAAGCTTCCGATTATCAAGGGGTTCCAGGACGGAAACCCCACCCGTGCCGCGGTTGGGAGCTACCCGGCCAACGCCCTCGGCATCCATGACCTCTTCGGCAACGTGGCGGAATGGGTCGGTGATGGTCCCATGACCCGTGGAGGCAGCAACAACAGCGCGGGTGACGACAAGCGCGAGCTGGAGACCTACTATCCTACCTCCGGGCAATCCCAGGCAGGTCTCCGTCTGGTGGTGGAACGGTGA
- a CDS encoding SUMF1/EgtB/PvdO family nonheme iron enzyme, which translates to MKTQPILTRLASVAACSAFGLLTQCAPTSSGSGSGNPSTASVASPFVNSIGMKFVPVPGTKVLMCTTETSVAQYQLAGRGYPAPFYNQGYNHPAANLKWDDAKAWCDWMSAKEGRKYRLPTSAEWNAAAGGSTYPWGEEWPPATASGLYNYCGQEWRDASPADLAHLKDLWKSNAGKGTKGLITGFKDPYLYTAPVDSGTTNGLGLHNLGGNVWEWCESRALRGGSWADNDKVYVNQRAIVTSPLYDFDNGFRCVIEN; encoded by the coding sequence ATGAAAACACAACCCATCCTCACCCGGCTGGCCTCCGTGGCGGCCTGCTCCGCCTTCGGGCTGCTGACCCAGTGCGCGCCGACCTCCTCCGGCAGTGGTTCCGGAAATCCCTCCACCGCATCCGTGGCCTCTCCCTTCGTGAACTCGATCGGCATGAAATTCGTGCCCGTGCCGGGAACGAAGGTCCTGATGTGCACGACGGAAACCAGCGTGGCGCAATACCAGCTCGCGGGCCGCGGCTATCCCGCCCCCTTCTACAATCAGGGCTATAACCACCCCGCTGCCAATCTGAAGTGGGACGACGCCAAGGCGTGGTGCGATTGGATGTCCGCCAAGGAAGGGCGTAAATACCGGCTTCCCACCTCCGCGGAATGGAATGCCGCCGCAGGCGGTAGCACCTATCCGTGGGGCGAGGAGTGGCCCCCCGCCACCGCCAGCGGCCTCTACAACTACTGTGGCCAGGAATGGCGGGATGCCTCCCCGGCCGATCTCGCCCACCTCAAGGATCTGTGGAAATCGAACGCCGGCAAGGGGACCAAGGGCCTCATCACCGGCTTCAAGGACCCCTATCTCTACACCGCCCCCGTGGACAGCGGCACCACCAACGGCCTGGGCCTCCACAACCTAGGTGGCAACGTGTGGGAATGGTGCGAGTCCAGAGCCCTCCGCGGCGGCTCCTGGGCGGACAATGACAAAGTCTATGTCAACCAGCGCGCCATCGTCACCAGCCCCCTCTACGATTTCGACAACGGCTTCCGCTGCGTGATCGAAAACTGA